In Delphinus delphis chromosome 18, mDelDel1.2, whole genome shotgun sequence, the following proteins share a genomic window:
- the AMER2 gene encoding APC membrane recruitment protein 2 isoform X1 produces METGGRGAAVSGGRAAAGGRRRKARAAAGTLAADMDLHCDRAAEPPAAEPPSGKINRAAFKLFKKRKPGGAMPSIFGVKNKGDGKGAGPAGLVRSRTHDGLAEALALEGGRREEPRAGGGDGARPGPAAPRAAPGGAGPAAGGSVAKSHSFFSLLRKNGRPESGGAEQADAGKAGGRQKRGLRGLLGGVRWRRKDRRPKDAAPAGRAGAQGSLARPGSLTASLECVKEEAPAAAREPEPAGEPAAGEPEPACAPGEGAAGPGRAERPRAPPEPEPEPRAGEGRPAEDAAGPGAAPAETAPRPDSEGGRAPAAPDPSSADPPSDPSADRICLMFSDVTSLKSFDSLTGCGDIIADPEDEAGPSCARHAPAPGQPGPAQKPPGVVAYQGGGEEMASPAEADDSYLQEFWDMLSQTEDQGPGPQQGAAPAAAAAPEAQVAPETPKDARRADGAKDASSVKRRRLHRLPTELQPKEEPKHPDEEPQEGVPNSDEGYWDSPTPGPREDGSGGGVRKAGLPRDSDSGDALYDLYAEPDGSPAALPAAAEDTSCSSRLKPVSPVSVTCALRTPGSLLKDSKIPISIKHLANLPPSHAVVHQQPTRSELPRTKIPVSKVLVRRVSSRGLAGTTLRAAACHDSAKKL; encoded by the coding sequence ATGGAGACGGGCGGGCGCGGCGCGGCTGTCAGCGGCGGGCGCGCGGCCGCGGGGGGCCGCCGGAGGAAGGCGCGGGCCGCGGCCGGGACCCTCGCGGCAGACATGGACTTGCATTGTGATCGCGCCGCCGAGCCGCCGGCCGCCGAGCCGCCGTCGGGCAAGATTAACAGAGCCGCCTTCAAACTGTTCAAGAAGAGGAAGCCGGGCGGCGCGATGCCTAGCATCTTCGGGGTCAAAAACAAAGGGGACGGGAAGGGCGCGGGGCCCGCGGGGCTGGTGCGCAGCCGGACGCACGACGGGCTGGCCGAGGCTCTGGCGCTGGAGGGCGGCCGCCGCGAGGAGCCGCGCGCGGGCGGCGGGGACGGGGCGCGGCCGGGCCCTGCGGCCCCCCGGGCGGCCCCGGGCGGCGCGGGCCCGGCGGCCGGCGGCTCGGTGGCCAAGTCGCACAGCTTCTTCTCGCTCCTGCGGAAGAACGGGCGGCCCGAGAGCGGCGGGGCGGAGCAGGCCGACGCGGGCAAGGCCGGCGGCAGACAAAAGCGGGGGCTGCGGGGGCTTCTGGGCGGCGTGCGCTGGCGCAGGAAGGACCGGCGGCCCAAGGATGCGGCGCCGGCCGGGCGCGCGGGGGCCCAGGGCAGCCTGGCGCGGCCGGGCTCGCTCACCGCCAGCCTGGAGTGCGTCAAGGAGGAGGCGCCCGCGGCCGCGCGCGAGCCGGAGCCAGCAGGTGAGCCCGCGGCGGGGGAGCCGGAGCCGGCCTGCGCCCCGGGAGAGGGCGCCGCGGGACCCGGGCGCGCCGAGCGGCCCCGCGCGCCCCCCGAGCCCGAGCCCGAGCCGCGCGCCGGGGAGGGCCGGCCGGCCGAGGACGCCGCGGGGCCCGGGGCCGCGCCGGCCGAGACTGCGCCCCGGCCCGACTCCGAAGGCGGACGCGCGCCCGCCGCTCCCGACCCTTCTTCGGCCGATCCACCCTCCGACCCATCGGCCGATCGTATTTGTCTGATGTTCTCTGACGTGACTTCACTGAAAAGCTTTGACTCTCTTACAGGCTGCGGAGATATTATCGCAGACCCCGAGGACGAGGCAGGGCCCAGCTGTGCCAGGCATGCCCCCGCGCCGGGCCAGCCGGGCCCCGCCCAAAAGCCCCCCGGCGTGGTGGCCTACCAGGGAGGCGGGGAGGAGATGGCGAGCCCGGCCGAGGCGGACGACTCGTACCTGCAGGAGTTCTGGGACATGCTCTCCCAGACCGAGGACCAGGGCCCGGGGCCCCAGCAGGGGGCggccccggcggcggcggcggcgcccgaAGCGCAGGTGGCCCCCGAGACCCCCAAGGACGCCAGACGGGCCGACGGGGCCAAGGACGCGTCTTCGGTCAAGCGCCGGAGGCTGCACCGGCTCCCCACGGAGCTCCAGCCGAAGGAGGAGCCCAAGCACCCGGACGAGGAGCCGCAGGAAGGCGTCCCCAACAGCGACGAGGGCTACTgggactcccccacccccgggccgCGGGAGGACGGCTCGGGCGGCGGCGTGAGGAAGGCGGGCCTCCCCCGGGACAGCGACAGCGGTGACGCGCTCTACGACCTCTACGCCGAGCCCGATGGAAGCCCCGCGGCCCTGCCCGCCGCCGCCGAGGACACGTCCTGCTCGTCCCGGTTAAAGCCCGTGTCTCCGGTCTCCGTCACCTGTGCCCTGCGAACGCCGGGGAGCTTGCTGAAGGACTCCAAGATCCCGATCAGCATCAAGCACCTCGCGAACCTTCCACCCAGCCACGCGGTGGTGCACCAGCAACCAACCAGGAGCGAGCTACCCAGAACCAAAATCCCGGTGTCCAAGGTGCTGGTCCGCCGGGTCAGCAGCCGGGGCTTGGCCGGGACCACCCTCCGGGCCGCGGCGTGCCACGACAGTGCCAAAAAGTTGTGA
- the AMER2 gene encoding APC membrane recruitment protein 2 isoform X2 has protein sequence METGGRGAAVSGGRAAAGGRRRKARAAAGTLAADMDLHCDRAAEPPAAEPPSGKINRAAFKLFKKRKPGGAMPSIFGVKNKGDGKGAGPAGLVRSRTHDGLAEALALEGGRREEPRAGGGDGARPGPAAPRAAPGGAGPAAGGSVAKSHSFFSLLRKNGRPESGGAEQADAGKAGGRQKRGLRGLLGGVRWRRKDRRPKDAAPAGRAGAQGSLARPGSLTASLECVKEEAPAAAREPEPAGEPAAGEPAGCGDIIADPEDEAGPSCARHAPAPGQPGPAQKPPGVVAYQGGGEEMASPAEADDSYLQEFWDMLSQTEDQGPGPQQGAAPAAAAAPEAQVAPETPKDARRADGAKDASSVKRRRLHRLPTELQPKEEPKHPDEEPQEGVPNSDEGYWDSPTPGPREDGSGGGVRKAGLPRDSDSGDALYDLYAEPDGSPAALPAAAEDTSCSSRLKPVSPVSVTCALRTPGSLLKDSKIPISIKHLANLPPSHAVVHQQPTRSELPRTKIPVSKVLVRRVSSRGLAGTTLRAAACHDSAKKL, from the exons ATGGAGACGGGCGGGCGCGGCGCGGCTGTCAGCGGCGGGCGCGCGGCCGCGGGGGGCCGCCGGAGGAAGGCGCGGGCCGCGGCCGGGACCCTCGCGGCAGACATGGACTTGCATTGTGATCGCGCCGCCGAGCCGCCGGCCGCCGAGCCGCCGTCGGGCAAGATTAACAGAGCCGCCTTCAAACTGTTCAAGAAGAGGAAGCCGGGCGGCGCGATGCCTAGCATCTTCGGGGTCAAAAACAAAGGGGACGGGAAGGGCGCGGGGCCCGCGGGGCTGGTGCGCAGCCGGACGCACGACGGGCTGGCCGAGGCTCTGGCGCTGGAGGGCGGCCGCCGCGAGGAGCCGCGCGCGGGCGGCGGGGACGGGGCGCGGCCGGGCCCTGCGGCCCCCCGGGCGGCCCCGGGCGGCGCGGGCCCGGCGGCCGGCGGCTCGGTGGCCAAGTCGCACAGCTTCTTCTCGCTCCTGCGGAAGAACGGGCGGCCCGAGAGCGGCGGGGCGGAGCAGGCCGACGCGGGCAAGGCCGGCGGCAGACAAAAGCGGGGGCTGCGGGGGCTTCTGGGCGGCGTGCGCTGGCGCAGGAAGGACCGGCGGCCCAAGGATGCGGCGCCGGCCGGGCGCGCGGGGGCCCAGGGCAGCCTGGCGCGGCCGGGCTCGCTCACCGCCAGCCTGGAGTGCGTCAAGGAGGAGGCGCCCGCGGCCGCGCGCGAGCCGGAGCCAGCAGGTGAGCCCGCGGCGGGGGAGCCGG CAGGCTGCGGAGATATTATCGCAGACCCCGAGGACGAGGCAGGGCCCAGCTGTGCCAGGCATGCCCCCGCGCCGGGCCAGCCGGGCCCCGCCCAAAAGCCCCCCGGCGTGGTGGCCTACCAGGGAGGCGGGGAGGAGATGGCGAGCCCGGCCGAGGCGGACGACTCGTACCTGCAGGAGTTCTGGGACATGCTCTCCCAGACCGAGGACCAGGGCCCGGGGCCCCAGCAGGGGGCggccccggcggcggcggcggcgcccgaAGCGCAGGTGGCCCCCGAGACCCCCAAGGACGCCAGACGGGCCGACGGGGCCAAGGACGCGTCTTCGGTCAAGCGCCGGAGGCTGCACCGGCTCCCCACGGAGCTCCAGCCGAAGGAGGAGCCCAAGCACCCGGACGAGGAGCCGCAGGAAGGCGTCCCCAACAGCGACGAGGGCTACTgggactcccccacccccgggccgCGGGAGGACGGCTCGGGCGGCGGCGTGAGGAAGGCGGGCCTCCCCCGGGACAGCGACAGCGGTGACGCGCTCTACGACCTCTACGCCGAGCCCGATGGAAGCCCCGCGGCCCTGCCCGCCGCCGCCGAGGACACGTCCTGCTCGTCCCGGTTAAAGCCCGTGTCTCCGGTCTCCGTCACCTGTGCCCTGCGAACGCCGGGGAGCTTGCTGAAGGACTCCAAGATCCCGATCAGCATCAAGCACCTCGCGAACCTTCCACCCAGCCACGCGGTGGTGCACCAGCAACCAACCAGGAGCGAGCTACCCAGAACCAAAATCCCGGTGTCCAAGGTGCTGGTCCGCCGGGTCAGCAGCCGGGGCTTGGCCGGGACCACCCTCCGGGCCGCGGCGTGCCACGACAGTGCCAAAAAGTTGTGA